In bacterium, a genomic segment contains:
- a CDS encoding Gfo/Idh/MocA family oxidoreductase yields the protein MAKVLNVGLIGYKFMGKAHSSGWQRVGMFFEPSAKIGMKAICGRDPQWVEQSRAKFGWESAETSWEKLVARKDIDIVDITTPSNAHKEIALRAAAEGKHVFCEKPLALTLSDAREMLAAAQKAGIKHQVGFNYRFCPAIVLAKKLIEAGKLGKIYHFRGRFLQDWIVDPEFPLVWRLDKKVAGSGSLGDLGAHVIDAARYLVGEFASVIGMSKTFVTERPIVERMEGLSGKAGSGAPRGKVTVDDATLFMFEFKNGGLGQIEATRFAQGHRNDMGFEINGSKGSISFDFERMNELRYYSADDEPGTQGFRLIQASEGRHPYMSAWWPAGHVIGYDTTFVHELYEFVESIANNKPASPDFSEGVACCQILEAVELSIERKAWVQVDSL from the coding sequence ATGGCAAAAGTCCTGAATGTAGGGTTGATCGGTTACAAGTTCATGGGCAAGGCGCACAGCAGTGGCTGGCAACGCGTGGGGATGTTCTTTGAGCCTTCTGCCAAGATCGGTATGAAAGCCATCTGCGGTCGCGATCCCCAGTGGGTGGAACAGAGTCGCGCGAAATTCGGGTGGGAATCCGCCGAGACGTCATGGGAAAAGCTGGTCGCCCGCAAGGATATCGATATTGTCGACATCACCACTCCGAGCAATGCCCACAAGGAAATCGCCCTCCGGGCCGCCGCCGAAGGGAAGCATGTTTTCTGCGAGAAACCGTTGGCGCTCACCTTGTCGGACGCACGTGAGATGCTGGCTGCAGCCCAAAAGGCGGGGATCAAACACCAGGTGGGCTTCAACTACCGGTTCTGTCCTGCCATCGTTCTTGCGAAGAAATTGATTGAGGCAGGCAAGCTGGGCAAGATCTACCATTTCCGGGGACGCTTCCTGCAGGATTGGATTGTCGATCCCGAGTTTCCGCTGGTGTGGCGGCTCGACAAAAAGGTGGCCGGCTCAGGTTCGTTAGGTGATCTGGGGGCGCACGTGATTGATGCGGCCCGGTATCTGGTGGGTGAATTTGCGAGTGTGATTGGCATGAGTAAAACCTTCGTGACGGAACGTCCGATCGTGGAGCGTATGGAAGGGCTCTCCGGCAAGGCCGGTAGCGGGGCTCCGCGTGGCAAGGTCACTGTTGATGATGCGACCTTGTTTATGTTCGAGTTCAAGAACGGGGGCCTTGGCCAGATTGAAGCGACCCGGTTTGCGCAGGGGCACCGGAATGACATGGGATTTGAGATCAACGGCAGCAAGGGCAGCATCAGTTTTGACTTTGAGCGCATGAACGAGCTTCGCTATTACAGTGCGGATGATGAGCCCGGGACGCAGGGCTTCCGGCTGATTCAGGCGAGTGAGGGGCGGCATCCCTATATGAGCGCCTGGTGGCCGGCTGGCCATGTCATTGGATATGACACCACCTTTGTGCATGAGCTTTACGAGTTTGTTGAGTCGATTGCGAACAACAAACCCGCTAGCCCCGATTTCAGCGAGGGTGTCGCCTGTTGCCAGATTCTGGAGGCCGTCGAACTTTCGATAGAGCGAAAAGCCTGGGTTCAAGTGGACAGCCTGTAG
- the nuoB gene encoding NADH-quinone oxidoreductase subunit NuoB yields MLNIITARIKQGHRTIGYPKKAPVLPKRFRGLPVLHQACMDASCGALVSVCPVGALVYREGKVTLDMGRCLFCGECETAFPKGAITFSKEHKLAARDRQALVLGTGESVLRAALDEKMRKMFGRSLKLRQVSAGGCNACEADCNVLTTVVFDLGRFGIQFVAAPRHADGILITGPVTKNMELALKKTYDAVPDPKLVIAVGACAISGGPYVDQPQTCNGASSVLPVDVYIPGCPPHPITILDGLLRALGKIEDR; encoded by the coding sequence ATGTTAAATATCATTACGGCACGAATAAAGCAGGGGCATCGGACGATCGGGTATCCTAAAAAGGCGCCGGTTTTGCCCAAACGTTTCCGAGGACTCCCGGTGCTCCATCAGGCCTGTATGGATGCCTCCTGTGGAGCCTTGGTTTCTGTATGTCCGGTCGGCGCATTGGTGTATCGGGAGGGTAAAGTAACGCTCGATATGGGGCGCTGCCTCTTTTGTGGCGAATGCGAGACGGCTTTCCCCAAGGGGGCGATCACCTTTTCAAAAGAACATAAACTTGCAGCGCGGGATCGTCAGGCGTTAGTACTGGGGACAGGAGAGTCCGTACTAAGGGCGGCACTGGATGAGAAAATGCGGAAAATGTTCGGACGTTCGCTGAAGCTGAGGCAAGTCAGCGCGGGCGGGTGTAACGCCTGCGAGGCGGACTGCAATGTGTTAACGACGGTGGTATTTGATTTGGGACGGTTCGGTATACAGTTTGTGGCGGCCCCGCGTCATGCGGACGGCATTCTGATTACGGGGCCGGTGACAAAAAACATGGAGTTGGCTCTCAAAAAAACCTATGACGCGGTGCCAGACCCCAAGTTGGTCATAGCCGTGGGCGCCTGCGCCATTTCCGGGGGGCCTTATGTGGATCAGCCCCAGACTTGTAATGGAGCTTCGAGCGTGTTGCCTGTGGATGTCTACATCCCCGGCTGTCCGCCGCATCCCATCACCATTCTGGATGGGTTGCTCCGTGCTCTGGGTAAAATTGAAGATCGATAA